Proteins encoded in a region of the Oscillospiraceae bacterium genome:
- the mutL gene encoding DNA mismatch repair endonuclease MutL codes for MKIKVLDKKTAELIAAGEVVENPSCVVKELIENSVDSGATKITVEIKNGGKEYIRITDNGCGMSKEDAETAFVRHATSKISTADDLFNINTLGFRGEALASICAVSKTQLITKEESSQTGTDILVEGNELIYKKECGCANGTTVVVRELFYNTPARLAFLKKDSTEAALISTVVQNAAISNPQIAFTFIKDGAEALYTAGDGKLMSVIYSLFGKFFASSMLEVEFTSGSTEVSGYISKPVYSKANRNMQLFFVNSRSIKSKLFSAALEDGYRGSVMGGKFPACVLNVKINPKDVDVNVHPQKAQVKFSDEPLMFNIICDAVKSTLDKDSGRVEMTIDSPKEAKNDFIEDFFFKTPSTPQENKAQTVIPKVEINAQEYVKPNTLHSDGIGVIGNDLGIAWNVLKKEDIKEIREKESFEKPVVSAPIVKEEPLIEINKQTQLELEQKEKEFSDPYIVTGELFSTYIIAQNSEKALIIDKHAAHERIIFEQLKSREDGFESQVLLEPITLNLSKTESEALLSNKEKLQSLGFYIDEFGFGTVIVREVPELMEYSDIESAISEIAQKLVRGATNLADLKVRDDILHSVACKAAIKAGYYTSEKEKQELVNKVLEYENVKYCPHGRPIAVELTKTKLEKMFKR; via the coding sequence ATGAAAATTAAAGTTTTAGATAAAAAAACAGCGGAGCTTATTGCTGCCGGTGAGGTCGTTGAAAACCCCTCCTGTGTGGTTAAAGAGCTTATAGAAAATTCTGTAGACTCCGGCGCTACCAAAATTACCGTCGAAATAAAAAACGGCGGTAAAGAATACATACGTATAACAGATAACGGATGCGGAATGTCAAAGGAAGATGCTGAAACTGCTTTTGTAAGACACGCTACAAGCAAAATTTCTACTGCCGATGATTTATTTAATATAAATACTTTAGGCTTCAGAGGCGAAGCGTTAGCAAGTATATGCGCAGTTTCTAAAACTCAGCTTATTACAAAAGAAGAAAGCTCTCAAACAGGTACTGATATACTTGTTGAAGGAAATGAGCTGATATATAAAAAAGAGTGTGGCTGTGCAAATGGAACAACAGTTGTTGTAAGGGAGCTTTTTTATAACACTCCTGCAAGACTTGCCTTTTTGAAGAAGGACAGCACCGAGGCTGCACTTATTTCAACAGTTGTTCAAAATGCAGCTATTTCAAATCCTCAAATTGCCTTTACGTTTATAAAGGATGGAGCAGAAGCTCTCTATACCGCCGGAGACGGCAAGCTTATGAGCGTAATTTACAGCCTTTTTGGAAAATTTTTTGCTTCATCTATGCTTGAGGTTGAATTTACTTCCGGTTCAACAGAGGTATCGGGATATATTTCAAAGCCTGTTTATTCAAAGGCTAACAGAAATATGCAGTTGTTTTTTGTTAATTCAAGAAGCATAAAAAGTAAGCTTTTTTCTGCCGCATTAGAGGATGGTTACAGAGGAAGCGTTATGGGAGGAAAATTTCCCGCTTGCGTTTTAAATGTAAAAATTAACCCTAAAGACGTAGATGTCAACGTTCATCCTCAAAAGGCACAGGTTAAGTTTTCTGACGAGCCTTTGATGTTCAATATTATCTGTGATGCAGTAAAAAGTACACTTGATAAAGATAGCGGCAGGGTTGAAATGACTATAGACAGCCCTAAAGAAGCTAAAAATGATTTTATTGAGGATTTCTTTTTTAAAACTCCAAGCACTCCTCAGGAAAATAAAGCTCAAACAGTTATTCCTAAAGTTGAAATAAATGCTCAAGAGTATGTAAAGCCAAACACTTTACACTCTGACGGGATAGGTGTAATTGGTAATGATTTGGGAATTGCCTGGAATGTTCTCAAAAAAGAGGATATAAAAGAAATTCGTGAAAAAGAGAGCTTTGAAAAGCCTGTTGTAAGTGCTCCGATTGTAAAGGAAGAGCCTTTAATTGAGATAAATAAGCAGACTCAGCTTGAGCTTGAACAGAAAGAAAAAGAGTTTTCAGACCCTTATATTGTAACAGGAGAATTATTTTCAACATATATAATAGCTCAGAACTCTGAAAAGGCGCTTATAATTGATAAGCATGCGGCGCATGAGCGTATAATTTTTGAACAGCTAAAGAGTCGTGAAGACGGTTTTGAAAGTCAAGTTCTTTTAGAGCCCATTACTTTGAATTTATCGAAAACAGAATCGGAAGCATTATTGTCTAATAAAGAAAAGCTCCAAAGCTTAGGCTTTTATATAGATGAATTTGGCTTTGGTACAGTAATAGTAAGAGAAGTACCGGAGCTTATGGAATATTCTGATATTGAGTCAGCAATAAGCGAAATTGCTCAGAAGCTTGTAAGAGGTGCGACAAATCTTGCAGATTTAAAAGTCAGAGACGATATTCTTCATTCTGTGGCGTGCAAAGCCGCAATCAAAGCAGGATACTATACCTCTGAAAAAGAAAAGCAGGAGCTTGTAAATAAAGTACTTGAATATGAAAATGTAAAATACTGTCCTCACGGCAGACCTATTGCGGTTGAGCTTACTAAAACAAAGCTTGAAAAAATGTTTAAAAGATAA